Proteins co-encoded in one Cytobacillus sp. NJ13 genomic window:
- a CDS encoding glutamate synthase-related protein — protein MTLQQWSPSLFKEFHRQEHDACGIVSAMEKKKVPTRENIFSCINALVTMNHRAGFINGEGDGVGIHIDIPRELWKEKLKAAGADPNAAEKEGFVVGHVFMSRKQDTESLKAILLQKLADANLMVIYASDEVTESSALGPIAIQENPVFWQFACLAETAGGEISRKLFDIIVDFEEDEHVHVASLSQHHAVYKVMGAGDILPKYYHDLASPLVASTMTLGHNRYSTNTLSSFFRVQPFSVLGHNGEINTIAKLRDEAKMVGVPLVKDGSDSQDLSRTLETFICRDGYTLFEAMDVMFPPIVNEIKSYPDHLQDMYSYIREAWGHFAQGPAGIISRFADEAVFSVDALGLRPLWMLETESSYLFSSEPGIIPSSEYVNEPKPLSPGEKVGLKWDGDTLAVYEHSHYQAEVFERFSKRVNAENFRIRLQSPKLEKTISVNYPDKIHNGQYKAFGWERDHVQLVEQMAEKGAEPIRSLGHDSPLAALNPQRKNIADFIKESVAVVTNPAIDRDRETEHFSTRTIIGQRPSLFEKQEPGAVIELQTPILIEGKAGFECSDELNQPSYDQVTFFYQEQKLISYLSTTFTKDETVKEALDRLSAEAVDAVKNGKTLLVLDDANAHQEDAYWIDPHLAVSAIDQALVKEAIRRECSLLLRSASIRSLHDIITAFGLGADLISPYYMFMTVLGESETPLKNLYSALTKGLEKVISTIGIHELRGYGRLFSAIGLQEELAEYLNIVNFFGSKELSFSFSALKEDAFARAEDYQNEKERIGKTFSLFPRIWKAIGEVASTGDYNAYKEKITEQEDQNPTTIRHLTGFKETASHLKPEDISLHVGEHDLPFVISSMSFGSQNETAFRAYAEGADRLNMVSLNGEGGEIKDMLGKYPRTRGQQVASGRFGVNAELLNSSNLLEIKIGQGAKPGEGGHLPGSKVTAKIAEARNATIGSDLISPSNNHDIYSIEDLAQMIHELKTANDKAKVAVKVPVVPNIGTIAVGIAKAGADIITLSGFDGGTGAARIHALQHVGLPVEIGVKAAHNALLEAGIRENVELWADGGIKSAADVLKVMLLGANRVGFGTLSMLAIGCTTCRGCHLDTCHVGIATQIDSEAQAKEHGLRRFVPRQFDLAVQGIMNLFTAFGDELKALAASIGVKNLQDAVGRSDLLVQIKGQDQLDLTHLLKTLEIGQFSVQETPEALQEAQLQVAVGAEYLDASVEELHQSREFHSITSEQRVLGSRVSCHRVRDRLDGSYKNLPQVDLKYKGGSIPGNGLGAYNSFGINIEVAGGAQDGIGKTSFGGQIKIFKAKGKNGKFYNGSVGKGFGYGAQQGLLVAQGNADARAGIRLSGADMIIGGQLQKPLPEKEYGNIGSNANIKGFAFEYMTNGRGLVLGDAGPWICAGMTGGVVYLRHQPEMGLTKEAIQRRIAKGAKVSVTSLSDKGKEDVKDLLGQYVALLKDQGQTEEASKLASLLNHPEDHFVQVIPVKEQADPSVSTE, from the coding sequence ATGACATTACAGCAATGGAGTCCTTCACTTTTTAAAGAGTTTCACCGCCAGGAACACGATGCATGCGGCATCGTTTCTGCAATGGAGAAAAAGAAAGTCCCTACCCGTGAAAACATTTTCAGCTGTATCAATGCACTTGTTACGATGAATCACCGTGCCGGCTTTATTAATGGAGAAGGCGACGGTGTAGGGATTCATATTGATATCCCAAGAGAGCTATGGAAAGAAAAGCTAAAGGCAGCAGGAGCAGATCCTAACGCAGCAGAAAAAGAAGGATTTGTCGTTGGACATGTGTTTATGTCCAGAAAGCAGGATACTGAATCACTAAAAGCCATTTTGCTGCAAAAGCTTGCTGACGCAAATCTAATGGTTATTTATGCATCTGACGAAGTAACCGAGTCCTCAGCTTTAGGTCCAATTGCCATCCAGGAGAATCCTGTATTCTGGCAGTTTGCCTGTTTAGCAGAAACAGCTGGAGGAGAGATTTCCAGGAAACTGTTTGACATAATTGTTGATTTTGAAGAAGACGAGCATGTCCATGTCGCCTCCCTTAGCCAGCATCATGCCGTGTACAAAGTAATGGGAGCCGGGGACATTCTTCCAAAATATTACCATGACTTGGCAAGCCCGCTTGTTGCCTCGACAATGACACTGGGGCATAATCGCTATTCCACTAATACATTATCAAGCTTTTTCCGGGTCCAGCCTTTTAGCGTGTTAGGGCATAACGGAGAAATCAACACGATTGCCAAGCTCAGGGATGAAGCCAAAATGGTTGGCGTTCCGCTTGTAAAAGACGGCAGTGACTCTCAGGATCTGAGCAGAACACTTGAAACGTTTATCTGCAGGGATGGATACACCCTCTTTGAAGCAATGGATGTCATGTTCCCGCCTATCGTGAATGAAATCAAGTCATACCCTGATCACCTTCAGGATATGTACTCCTATATCCGGGAAGCATGGGGACATTTTGCTCAAGGGCCAGCAGGAATTATTTCCCGTTTTGCCGATGAGGCAGTGTTCAGTGTAGATGCACTGGGCCTTCGCCCGCTGTGGATGCTGGAAACCGAAAGTTCTTACCTGTTCTCATCTGAGCCGGGAATCATCCCGTCCAGCGAATATGTTAATGAACCTAAGCCGCTATCACCGGGAGAAAAGGTAGGGCTGAAATGGGACGGAGACACTCTGGCTGTTTACGAACATAGCCACTATCAGGCTGAAGTTTTTGAAAGATTTTCAAAGAGAGTGAACGCTGAAAACTTCCGGATTCGCCTGCAGTCTCCTAAACTGGAGAAAACCATTTCTGTAAACTACCCGGATAAGATTCACAACGGGCAGTATAAAGCGTTCGGCTGGGAGAGAGACCATGTCCAGCTTGTCGAGCAAATGGCAGAAAAAGGAGCGGAGCCAATCCGTTCACTTGGACACGATTCGCCATTGGCTGCTCTGAATCCACAGAGAAAAAACATTGCAGATTTTATTAAAGAAAGTGTTGCTGTCGTTACAAACCCTGCCATTGACCGTGACCGGGAAACTGAGCATTTCTCAACCCGCACGATTATCGGCCAGCGTCCTTCTTTATTTGAAAAACAGGAGCCAGGAGCAGTTATAGAATTGCAGACTCCTATTCTAATAGAAGGCAAAGCAGGCTTTGAATGTTCCGATGAACTTAATCAGCCGAGCTACGATCAGGTAACCTTCTTCTATCAGGAACAAAAGCTGATATCTTATTTGTCTACCACATTTACGAAAGATGAAACGGTAAAAGAAGCTTTAGACCGTTTATCAGCAGAAGCAGTTGATGCTGTAAAGAATGGCAAAACACTGCTTGTACTCGACGATGCTAATGCTCATCAGGAGGACGCTTACTGGATTGATCCGCACCTGGCCGTCTCTGCGATCGATCAAGCTCTAGTAAAAGAAGCTATACGCCGTGAATGTTCCCTATTGCTGCGCTCAGCTTCAATCAGATCACTTCATGATATCATAACAGCATTCGGTTTAGGCGCTGATCTTATAAGTCCTTACTATATGTTTATGACAGTTCTTGGCGAATCAGAAACACCGCTGAAGAATTTATACTCAGCTCTGACTAAAGGACTTGAAAAAGTCATTTCAACAATCGGCATTCATGAATTAAGAGGCTATGGACGTTTATTCTCCGCTATTGGTCTTCAGGAAGAATTAGCCGAATACCTGAATATAGTAAATTTCTTCGGATCTAAGGAACTTTCATTTAGCTTTAGCGCTTTAAAGGAAGACGCTTTTGCAAGAGCAGAAGATTACCAGAATGAAAAAGAACGGATCGGAAAAACATTCAGTCTTTTCCCCCGCATCTGGAAAGCGATCGGGGAAGTTGCCTCAACTGGTGACTACAATGCATATAAGGAAAAGATCACAGAACAGGAAGATCAGAATCCAACGACAATCCGTCATTTAACCGGATTTAAGGAAACTGCTTCTCATCTAAAGCCTGAGGATATCAGCTTGCATGTTGGCGAGCATGACCTGCCATTTGTCATCTCCTCCATGTCCTTTGGTTCTCAGAATGAAACAGCCTTTAGAGCCTATGCTGAAGGTGCTGACCGCTTGAACATGGTCAGCCTGAACGGAGAAGGCGGAGAAATCAAGGATATGCTTGGAAAATATCCGAGAACCCGCGGACAGCAGGTAGCATCGGGACGCTTCGGTGTTAATGCCGAGCTCCTTAATTCATCCAACTTGCTGGAAATAAAAATAGGGCAGGGTGCAAAGCCTGGTGAAGGAGGCCACCTTCCTGGATCCAAGGTAACTGCGAAAATTGCCGAAGCACGTAATGCTACGATTGGATCGGATTTGATTTCACCTTCCAATAATCATGACATCTACTCAATTGAAGATTTGGCACAGATGATTCACGAGCTTAAGACAGCCAATGACAAAGCTAAAGTTGCTGTAAAGGTACCAGTTGTGCCAAATATTGGAACCATCGCAGTCGGGATTGCAAAAGCTGGTGCCGATATTATCACACTGAGCGGTTTTGACGGTGGTACTGGAGCAGCGAGAATTCATGCCCTGCAGCATGTTGGCCTTCCAGTTGAAATTGGTGTTAAAGCAGCCCACAATGCCCTGCTGGAAGCAGGTATCCGAGAGAATGTAGAACTTTGGGCTGATGGCGGAATCAAGAGTGCTGCAGACGTATTGAAGGTTATGCTGCTAGGGGCTAACCGTGTAGGCTTTGGTACACTTTCCATGCTTGCTATCGGCTGTACGACATGCCGCGGCTGCCATCTTGATACTTGCCATGTTGGTATTGCAACCCAGATTGATTCTGAAGCACAGGCGAAAGAGCATGGTTTAAGAAGATTTGTTCCACGTCAATTTGACCTTGCTGTCCAAGGCATTATGAACCTGTTTACTGCTTTTGGCGACGAACTGAAAGCATTGGCAGCTTCAATTGGTGTAAAAAACCTGCAGGATGCAGTAGGCCGTTCTGACCTGCTTGTACAGATTAAGGGCCAGGATCAGCTTGATCTGACTCACCTTCTGAAAACACTTGAAATCGGCCAATTCTCTGTTCAGGAAACACCTGAAGCCCTGCAGGAAGCCCAGCTGCAGGTAGCTGTTGGAGCAGAATATCTGGACGCAAGTGTGGAAGAATTGCATCAGTCACGTGAATTCCATAGCATCACTTCCGAGCAGCGGGTACTGGGAAGCCGAGTTTCCTGCCACCGTGTAAGAGACAGACTTGACGGTTCTTATAAAAATCTTCCGCAAGTTGATTTGAAATACAAAGGCGGATCCATCCCGGGCAATGGCCTTGGAGCTTACAACAGCTTCGGCATCAACATCGAAGTTGCTGGAGGCGCACAGGATGGCATCGGAAAAACTTCCTTCGGAGGACAAATTAAAATCTTTAAAGCAAAAGGCAAGAATGGCAAATTTTATAATGGCTCTGTTGGTAAAGGCTTTGGTTATGGAGCTCAGCAAGGTTTGCTTGTGGCTCAAGGAAACGCTGATGCCCGTGCCGGAATCAGATTATCCGGAGCAGATATGATTATCGGCGGCCAGCTGCAAAAGCCGCTGCCTGAAAAGGAATACGGAAATATCGGTTCAAATGCCAATATTAAAGGATTTGCCTTTGAGTATATGACTAATGGCCGAGGCCTGGTCCTTGGCGATGCTGGTCCATGGATCTGCGCAGGAATGACAGGCGGTGTTGTTTACTTAAGACACCAGCCGGAAATGGGCTTAACAAAAGAAGCCATCCAGCGCAGAATTGCCAAGGGTGCAAAAGTCTCTGTTACTTCTCTTTCTGATAAAGGAAAGGAAGATGTAAAAGACCTGCTTGGCCAATACGTTGCACTGCTTAAAGATCAAGGCCAGACAGAAGAAGCTTCAAAGCTTGCTTCCCTACTTAATCATCCGGAAGACCACTTCGTTCAAGTCATTCCGGTCAAAGAGCAAGCAGATCCTTCTGTTTCCACAGAGTGA
- a CDS encoding aromatic acid exporter family protein encodes MKLGARILKTGIAIILALLLSELFHLPAPIFAGIAAIFAVQPTIYRSYLSIVEQIQGNAIGALIAVIFVLLFGNDVFIIGLAAIIVITINLKLKIENTIGLSLVTLIAIMETPGDTFLQFALIRFSTIMLGVLSAFIVNLVFLPPKYENKLYFKISNNTEEITKWIRLNIRHASEHKLLKNDIDKMKESNVKLDQLYLMYKEERNYFKRNDLVKSRKLVIYRQMISTVKRSLETLKKLHRYENDLQQMPEEFQHAVQQQLDILIHYHEHVMLKFIGKVRPNVVFEEGDFSLSRKELVNLFLAQQKEYEHDEESIIPHIMQVVSAIVDYDEHVEHLDKLISSFQAYHKEENEVSIPENAE; translated from the coding sequence ATGAAACTTGGCGCCCGCATACTTAAGACGGGAATCGCAATCATTCTAGCTCTTTTATTATCGGAACTTTTTCATCTGCCTGCTCCTATCTTTGCTGGAATTGCAGCTATTTTTGCCGTTCAGCCGACTATTTACAGATCTTATCTATCTATTGTTGAACAGATTCAGGGGAATGCGATCGGTGCCTTAATTGCCGTAATATTCGTTCTTTTATTCGGCAACGATGTCTTCATCATAGGTCTGGCAGCTATCATTGTTATCACGATCAATCTAAAGCTTAAAATCGAAAACACGATTGGCCTGTCACTTGTAACCCTGATTGCCATCATGGAAACACCAGGCGATACTTTTTTGCAGTTTGCACTTATTCGTTTTTCAACCATTATGCTTGGTGTATTATCAGCTTTTATCGTTAACCTTGTATTTTTGCCTCCTAAATATGAAAATAAGCTTTACTTTAAAATATCCAATAACACAGAGGAAATTACTAAATGGATCAGGCTGAATATACGGCATGCGTCTGAACACAAGCTGCTGAAAAACGATATTGATAAAATGAAAGAAAGCAATGTGAAGCTTGATCAGCTGTACTTAATGTATAAAGAGGAAAGAAATTATTTTAAACGAAATGATCTGGTTAAATCCAGAAAACTCGTTATATATAGGCAAATGATCTCGACTGTTAAACGCTCGCTGGAAACGTTAAAAAAGCTTCACCGCTATGAAAATGATCTGCAGCAAATGCCAGAAGAATTTCAGCATGCAGTTCAGCAGCAGCTTGATATTCTTATACATTATCATGAACACGTCATGCTTAAATTTATTGGGAAAGTTCGGCCGAATGTAGTGTTTGAGGAAGGCGACTTCAGCCTGAGCAGAAAGGAACTGGTGAACCTTTTCCTGGCTCAGCAAAAAGAGTATGAACATGATGAAGAGTCCATTATCCCGCATATCATGCAAGTTGTATCAGCTATTGTTGATTACGATGAACATGTGGAACACCTTGATAAACTTATATCCAGTTTTCAGGCATATCATAAAGAGGAAAATGAGGTTTCAATACCGGAGAACGCCGAATAG
- a CDS encoding ABC transporter permease: protein MPAEEKAVSPWVEAWRSFRKNKLALIGTIIVLFFILLAVFAPLIAPQGINEQMLSKRLQAPSGEHWFGTDDFGRDIFSRVVYGARISLWVGFLAVIGSIVVGCLLGVVAGYYGKWVDTIISRIFDIMLAFPSILLAIAIVAVLGPSLRNALIAIAVINIPNFGRLIRSRVLSVKQEEYIMAAKAIGMSNSRILFRHVLPNSMAPIIVQGTLAIATAIIECAALGFLGLGAEAPNPEWGKMLSDAKAYLIQAPWTMIFPGLAIMLTVLGFNLMGDGLRDALDPRMKN, encoded by the coding sequence ATGCCAGCTGAAGAAAAAGCAGTTTCCCCCTGGGTGGAAGCATGGAGAAGCTTTAGAAAAAATAAACTGGCTTTAATCGGCACCATTATTGTATTATTTTTCATTCTTCTGGCAGTATTTGCACCGCTTATTGCGCCGCAGGGAATTAATGAACAAATGCTGTCAAAAAGGCTTCAGGCGCCATCAGGCGAGCATTGGTTTGGAACAGATGACTTCGGCAGGGATATCTTCTCAAGGGTTGTTTATGGGGCAAGGATCTCCTTATGGGTTGGGTTTCTGGCCGTAATCGGATCTATTGTAGTTGGCTGCCTTTTAGGTGTGGTGGCAGGATATTATGGCAAATGGGTTGATACGATTATCTCCCGCATTTTTGATATCATGCTTGCTTTCCCAAGCATCTTGCTGGCCATTGCGATTGTGGCAGTGCTTGGCCCATCATTGAGAAATGCCCTGATTGCCATTGCGGTAATCAATATTCCTAACTTTGGCAGACTGATCCGTTCAAGGGTGCTGAGTGTAAAACAGGAGGAATATATAATGGCCGCAAAAGCGATCGGAATGAGCAACAGCCGGATTCTCTTCAGGCATGTGCTGCCAAATAGTATGGCTCCGATTATTGTACAGGGAACACTTGCCATCGCAACAGCAATCATTGAATGTGCTGCCCTTGGATTCCTTGGCCTCGGTGCAGAGGCGCCAAATCCTGAATGGGGAAAAATGCTTTCTGATGCTAAGGCATATCTAATACAAGCTCCATGGACGATGATTTTCCCTGGGCTTGCGATTATGCTTACGGTTCTAGGTTTTAACTTAATGGGTGATGGATTAAGGGATGCACTTGATCCAAGAATGAAGAACTAA
- a CDS encoding ABC transporter permease: MLSYTLKRLLSLIPVLLGLSLIVFFMIRAIPGNPAQIILGQLATKEAVEELTKQLGLDQPWYLQYFTYLGGLFTGDLGESLRTKTEISQEIWPYLAATIELTFVAMLIAVFIGVNAGIISAWYQNSWFDYVAMVLALIGVSMPIFWLGLMEQWAFAIKLDWLPTSGREEVRNPITAITNIYMIDTLLQGRVDQFWDVIRHLILPAFALATIPMAIIARITRSTMLEVMRSDFVRTARAKGLRMFWVVYKHSLKNAIIPVLTIIGLQMGLLLGGAILTETIFSWPGIGRYIYEAINYRDYPVIQSGILVIAFIFVMINLVVDLLYAAIDPRIKYN, from the coding sequence ATGCTGTCCTATACATTAAAACGTTTGCTTTCCCTTATTCCAGTTCTGCTGGGGCTTTCCCTGATCGTCTTTTTTATGATTCGGGCAATTCCTGGTAATCCGGCACAGATTATTTTGGGACAATTGGCAACAAAAGAAGCAGTAGAGGAATTAACGAAGCAGCTGGGGCTTGATCAGCCTTGGTACCTTCAATATTTTACATATCTTGGCGGGCTTTTTACGGGGGACCTTGGAGAATCACTCCGAACGAAAACAGAAATTAGCCAGGAAATTTGGCCGTATCTGGCTGCAACAATTGAACTTACATTCGTTGCCATGTTAATTGCTGTTTTTATCGGTGTGAATGCCGGAATCATCAGTGCATGGTATCAGAATTCATGGTTTGATTATGTGGCAATGGTGCTTGCACTTATTGGTGTTTCCATGCCAATCTTCTGGCTTGGCTTAATGGAGCAGTGGGCATTTGCCATAAAGCTGGACTGGCTCCCTACATCGGGAAGGGAAGAAGTAAGGAATCCGATTACGGCTATTACGAACATATATATGATTGATACCCTACTGCAGGGAAGGGTGGATCAATTCTGGGATGTTATCAGACACTTGATTCTGCCTGCATTTGCCCTGGCAACAATACCAATGGCGATCATTGCGAGAATAACACGTTCTACGATGCTTGAAGTAATGAGATCTGATTTTGTCAGGACGGCGAGGGCAAAAGGCTTAAGAATGTTCTGGGTCGTTTATAAGCACTCATTAAAGAATGCCATCATTCCAGTTCTGACGATTATCGGTCTTCAAATGGGATTATTGCTTGGAGGAGCGATTTTAACAGAAACGATTTTCAGCTGGCCGGGAATCGGGCGTTATATTTATGAGGCTATCAATTATCGTGACTATCCTGTTATCCAGTCAGGCATACTTGTCATTGCATTTATCTTTGTCATGATTAATCTAGTGGTGGACTTGCTGTATGCAGCAATCGATCCGCGCATTAAATATAATTAA
- a CDS encoding ABC transporter substrate-binding protein: protein MKKRNGIWFLVAALLLSLALAGCSSSSSSGTKDEKDNEKGTDTEEASSGGTLVFGRGGDSTSLDPAITTEGESFKVTKNIYETLIEFGEQDTEIQAGLATEWETSEDGLKHTLKLQEGVKFHDGTDFNAEAVVFNFERWKAGNAEQFYYYNSQFGDKISEVKAVDDYTVEFTLNKPIAPFLKNLAMSPFGIASPAAIEKHGEKFLHNPVGTGPFVFKEYKANDRITLVKNEDYWQEGLPKLDEVIFRVIPENSARLNALATGEVDLIDGVNFSDIGQIEGNPDLQTFERPSLNVAYLGLTSTRGPLKDKKVRQALNYAVDKQALIDAFYAGAAEPAKNPMPPVVAGYNDDVADYEFDPEKAKELLKEAGYENGFEMELWAMPVPRPYMPDGQKVAEALQANFDAIGVKAKIVTYEWGTYLDKAKNGEADTFLLGWTGDNGDPDNFLYVLLDQDSIGSNNYTYYENPEVHELLVKAQASADQAEREELYKQAQVLIKEDAPWIPLVHSRPILAGKADITGFKPHPTGSDLLATVEFK, encoded by the coding sequence ATGAAAAAGCGCAATGGCATTTGGTTCCTTGTTGCAGCTTTGCTTCTGTCACTGGCTCTTGCCGGATGCAGCAGCAGCTCAAGCAGCGGAACGAAAGACGAAAAGGATAATGAGAAAGGTACAGATACAGAAGAAGCGTCTTCAGGCGGCACATTAGTATTTGGCCGCGGCGGTGACTCTACTTCGCTTGATCCCGCTATCACAACAGAAGGTGAGTCTTTTAAAGTTACAAAAAACATCTATGAAACTCTGATTGAATTCGGTGAGCAGGATACAGAAATTCAGGCTGGCCTTGCGACTGAATGGGAAACAAGCGAAGATGGCCTGAAGCATACATTAAAGCTTCAAGAAGGCGTTAAGTTCCACGATGGTACTGATTTCAATGCTGAAGCAGTTGTCTTCAACTTTGAAAGATGGAAAGCTGGAAACGCTGAGCAATTCTATTACTATAACTCTCAATTTGGAGACAAAATCTCTGAAGTGAAAGCTGTAGATGATTACACTGTTGAATTTACTTTAAACAAGCCGATAGCACCATTCTTAAAGAACCTTGCGATGTCTCCATTTGGAATTGCAAGCCCGGCTGCTATTGAAAAGCACGGTGAAAAATTCCTTCACAACCCGGTTGGGACAGGACCATTTGTATTTAAGGAATACAAAGCAAACGATCGCATCACTCTTGTGAAAAATGAAGATTACTGGCAGGAAGGCCTTCCGAAGCTTGATGAGGTTATCTTCCGTGTCATTCCAGAAAACTCTGCGCGTCTAAATGCATTGGCTACAGGTGAAGTAGACTTAATCGATGGTGTTAACTTCAGTGATATTGGCCAAATTGAAGGAAATCCGGATCTTCAAACTTTTGAACGTCCATCCTTAAACGTAGCTTATCTCGGGTTAACAAGTACGCGCGGACCATTAAAAGATAAAAAAGTCCGCCAGGCTTTAAACTATGCAGTTGATAAGCAAGCTCTGATTGATGCCTTCTATGCTGGTGCAGCTGAGCCTGCGAAAAACCCAATGCCTCCGGTAGTAGCAGGTTACAACGATGATGTTGCAGATTATGAATTCGATCCTGAAAAGGCTAAGGAACTTTTAAAAGAAGCAGGATATGAAAATGGATTTGAAATGGAACTTTGGGCAATGCCGGTTCCTAGACCATATATGCCGGATGGACAAAAAGTGGCTGAAGCACTTCAAGCCAACTTTGATGCAATCGGCGTAAAGGCAAAAATCGTTACTTATGAGTGGGGTACTTACCTGGATAAAGCCAAAAATGGTGAAGCTGATACATTCCTATTAGGCTGGACTGGCGACAATGGGGATCCTGATAACTTCCTATATGTACTTCTTGATCAGGACAGCATCGGCTCCAACAACTACACTTACTATGAAAACCCTGAGGTGCATGAATTACTTGTAAAAGCTCAGGCTAGTGCAGACCAGGCAGAGCGTGAAGAGCTTTACAAACAGGCTCAGGTTCTGATCAAAGAAGATGCACCATGGATTCCGCTTGTCCACTCAAGGCCAATCCTTGCGGGAAAGGCTGATATCACAGGCTTCAAGCCGCATCCAACAGGTTCTGATCTACTGGCAACTGTAGAATTTAAATAA
- a CDS encoding dipeptide ABC transporter ATP-binding protein — translation MTEVLLEVNQLKKYFPVTGGLFGRKQGDVKAVDDISFFVNKGETLGLVGESGCGKSTTGRMLMRLIEPTEGKVVFEGKDLTALNSAEMRKMRKEMQMVFQDPFASLNPRHTVEQILEEPLIVHGIGNKEERKQRVREMLEVVGLSSYHAKRYPHQFSGGQRQRIGIARALMTKPKLIIADEPVSALDVSIQSQVLNLLEDLQKEFQLTYIFIAHDLGVVKHISDRVGVMYLGRLVEITTSDQLYDKPLHPYTRALLGAVPIPDPTLKKDRELLTGDIPSPQNPPAGCAFHTRCKECMEICKTERPQLKEIEPGHFAACHLYS, via the coding sequence ATGACCGAAGTGCTGTTGGAAGTTAACCAGTTAAAAAAGTATTTTCCAGTAACCGGCGGTCTGTTTGGAAGAAAACAAGGCGATGTGAAAGCGGTTGACGATATCAGTTTCTTCGTCAATAAAGGGGAAACGCTTGGATTGGTCGGTGAATCAGGATGCGGCAAATCAACCACAGGCAGAATGCTGATGCGCCTGATAGAACCAACAGAGGGAAAAGTAGTTTTTGAAGGCAAGGATCTGACTGCCCTCAACTCTGCAGAAATGCGCAAAATGAGAAAGGAAATGCAGATGGTATTCCAGGATCCTTTTGCTTCCTTAAATCCGCGCCATACAGTTGAGCAGATTCTGGAGGAGCCTCTCATTGTCCATGGCATCGGTAATAAAGAAGAGCGTAAACAGAGGGTAAGGGAGATGCTTGAGGTTGTCGGCCTCAGCAGCTACCATGCCAAACGCTATCCGCATCAATTCAGCGGCGGTCAAAGGCAGAGAATTGGAATTGCAAGAGCATTGATGACCAAGCCTAAGCTGATCATTGCAGATGAGCCTGTTTCAGCTCTTGATGTATCCATTCAATCACAGGTGCTCAACCTGCTGGAAGATCTGCAAAAGGAATTTCAGCTGACGTATATATTCATTGCCCATGATCTCGGGGTAGTTAAACATATCAGTGATAGAGTTGGTGTTATGTATCTTGGAAGATTAGTTGAGATCACAACATCTGACCAGCTCTACGATAAACCGCTGCATCCGTATACCAGGGCTTTGCTTGGTGCAGTTCCCATCCCTGATCCAACTTTAAAGAAAGACAGGGAGCTATTAACAGGGGACATTCCAAGTCCGCAGAATCCGCCAGCTGGATGTGCATTCCATACAAGATGCAAAGAATGCATGGAGATCTGCAAAACAGAGAGGCCACAGCTGAAGGAAATAGAACCAGGTCACTTTGCAGCCTGCCATCTTTATAGCTGA
- a CDS encoding ABC transporter ATP-binding protein: MTQAPVLDVKQLRTSFFSSDGEVPAVDDISFSVNKGEILGIVGESGCGKSVTSLSIMKLIPQPPGKITGGEILLNGEDLVNASEKRMRELRGNEVAMIFQEPMTSLNPLFTIGDQLVEGIKLHKKLKKKAAGQQAVEMLKLVGLPRAEQIMKEYPHQLSGGMRQRVMIAMALSCHPRLLIADEPTTALDVTIQAQILSLMKDLNEKLDTAIIMITHDLGVVAEVCERVIVMYAGKIVEEAPVEEIFKNPKHPYTQGLLQSVPDVREKKERLYSIPGNVPKPGSIKTGCRFAARCEFVHDRCITESPPLYNVEKTEQHTVRCFLHESGGVINDRSAVGS, from the coding sequence GTGACTCAAGCTCCAGTTTTAGATGTAAAGCAGCTGAGGACTTCCTTTTTTTCTTCAGATGGAGAAGTTCCCGCCGTGGACGATATCAGCTTCTCGGTTAACAAGGGTGAAATTCTTGGAATTGTAGGTGAATCGGGCTGCGGAAAGAGTGTTACATCTCTCTCCATTATGAAGCTGATTCCACAGCCCCCGGGAAAAATTACGGGCGGCGAAATCCTCTTGAATGGAGAAGATCTTGTTAATGCATCAGAAAAAAGAATGCGCGAACTAAGAGGCAATGAAGTGGCTATGATTTTCCAGGAGCCGATGACTTCATTAAATCCGTTATTTACAATTGGAGATCAGCTGGTAGAAGGAATCAAATTACATAAAAAATTAAAAAAGAAGGCCGCGGGCCAGCAGGCAGTTGAAATGCTGAAGCTTGTTGGACTGCCAAGGGCAGAGCAGATTATGAAGGAATACCCCCATCAGCTGTCAGGGGGAATGAGGCAAAGGGTAATGATTGCCATGGCTCTGTCCTGCCATCCGCGCCTTTTGATTGCGGATGAGCCAACGACCGCTTTGGACGTGACAATCCAGGCCCAGATTCTATCTCTAATGAAAGATCTAAATGAAAAACTGGATACAGCCATTATTATGATCACTCATGATTTAGGGGTAGTAGCTGAAGTCTGTGAACGGGTAATTGTTATGTATGCCGGGAAAATAGTGGAAGAGGCTCCGGTAGAAGAGATATTCAAAAACCCAAAGCACCCTTATACCCAGGGACTTCTTCAATCCGTGCCTGATGTAAGAGAAAAGAAGGAGCGTCTATATTCCATACCGGGAAATGTCCCAAAACCGGGTTCCATCAAGACTGGATGCCGTTTTGCAGCGCGCTGTGAATTTGTCCATGACCGATGCATAACGGAAAGTCCTCCGCTTTACAATGTCGAAAAAACGGAACAGCATACGGTGCGCTGTTTCCTGCATGAGTCTGGGGGTGTCATTAATGACCGAAGTGCTGTTGGAAGTTAA